In Janthinobacterium rivuli, a single genomic region encodes these proteins:
- a CDS encoding DUF1697 domain-containing protein: protein MAQMENSQQVAFLRGINVGRAKRVAMADLRKLLGDLGFAQARTVLNSGNVVYDGGKVAPADAAARIEEALVLKLGVAARVTVLSASQFAELIEQNTLAPAADAARLLTLVLNNPADMQRLAPLLQRPWQPEALALGQWAAYAWCPDGVLASKVVAALGVLLGDGVTSRNWATMQKLQALLNGPEAAATSAKEH, encoded by the coding sequence ATGGCACAGATGGAAAACAGTCAGCAAGTGGCGTTTTTGCGCGGCATCAATGTGGGCCGCGCCAAGCGCGTGGCCATGGCCGACCTGCGCAAACTGCTGGGCGACCTGGGTTTTGCGCAGGCGCGCACCGTGCTCAACAGCGGTAACGTCGTGTATGACGGCGGCAAGGTCGCGCCGGCCGACGCCGCTGCCCGCATCGAGGAAGCGCTGGTGCTGAAACTGGGCGTGGCGGCCAGGGTGACGGTGCTGTCGGCCAGCCAGTTTGCCGAACTGATCGAACAAAACACGTTGGCGCCAGCGGCCGATGCGGCCCGTCTGCTGACCCTGGTGCTGAACAATCCGGCCGACATGCAGCGCCTGGCGCCCTTGCTGCAGCGGCCGTGGCAGCCGGAAGCGCTGGCGCTGGGCCAATGGGCCGCGTATGCCTGGTGTCCCGACGGCGTGCTGGCCAGCAAGGTGGTGGCGGCGCTCGGTGTGCTGCTGGGCGATGGCGTCACCTCGCGCAACTGGGCCACCATGCAAAAATTACAGGCGCTGCTGAACGGGCCGGAGGCGGCAGCCACATCTGCCAAGGAGCACTGA
- a CDS encoding ArsR/SmtB family transcription factor → METVATQHAEYNLDAMRGSAYKASSLLKAMGNADRLMLLCQLSQGEHCVSDLEQKVGIGQPTLSQQLGVLREEMLVATRRDGKQIYYRVASAPVLAVLQVLYAQFCAPRPSFNDEAD, encoded by the coding sequence ATGGAGACAGTTGCAACACAACACGCCGAATACAACCTCGACGCCATGCGTGGCTCGGCCTACAAGGCCAGCTCGCTGCTCAAGGCCATGGGCAATGCCGACCGTTTGATGCTGCTGTGCCAGCTGTCGCAGGGCGAGCATTGCGTCAGCGACCTCGAACAGAAAGTGGGCATCGGCCAGCCGACCCTGTCGCAGCAGCTGGGTGTGCTGCGCGAAGAGATGCTGGTGGCCACGCGGCGCGACGGCAAGCAGATTTATTACCGCGTCGCCAGCGCGCCCGTGCTGGCCGTGCTGCAAGTGCTGTACGCACAATTTTGCGCGCCGCGCCCCAGCTTCAACGACGAAGCCGACTGA
- a CDS encoding IclR family transcriptional regulator domain-containing protein: MTARSSTSLSAEDTVDADGAPRPGDSYVQSFARGLAVLRSFGADAPQQTLSEVAERAQLTRAGARRILHTLLHLGYVEAEGRLFRLTPKVLDLGYAYLSSLPVWTQAQPLLEELMQTLRQSCSATVLDGDDIVYVVRLSAHRTMSINLGIGSRLPAYCTSMGRVLLSGLAPDVLRERLSKMALLKITPATKVDIDVLMEEIAQVRRQGWCLVQEELEQGLIALAAPVFDRAGKVVAAINVSGQTAGPSVAHLLEHSLPKLLDTASRVSALVRVQQ; the protein is encoded by the coding sequence ATGACCGCACGCAGCAGCACCTCCCTCTCCGCCGAAGACACCGTCGATGCCGATGGCGCACCGCGCCCAGGCGACAGCTATGTGCAATCGTTCGCGCGGGGCCTGGCCGTGCTGCGCAGCTTTGGCGCGGATGCGCCGCAACAGACCCTGAGTGAAGTGGCGGAACGGGCGCAGCTGACGCGCGCGGGCGCGCGGCGCATCCTGCACACCTTGCTGCATCTTGGCTACGTGGAAGCGGAGGGGCGGCTGTTCCGTTTGACGCCCAAGGTGCTTGACCTCGGTTACGCCTACCTGTCATCCCTGCCCGTGTGGACGCAGGCGCAGCCGCTGCTGGAAGAATTGATGCAGACCTTGCGCCAGTCGTGCTCGGCCACCGTGCTCGACGGCGACGACATCGTGTATGTGGTGCGCCTGTCCGCGCACCGCACCATGTCGATCAACCTGGGCATCGGCAGCCGCCTGCCCGCCTATTGCACCTCGATGGGACGGGTTTTACTGTCGGGCCTGGCGCCCGACGTGCTGCGCGAACGGCTGTCGAAGATGGCGCTGCTGAAAATCACGCCGGCAACCAAGGTCGATATCGACGTCTTGATGGAAGAGATTGCACAAGTGCGGCGCCAGGGCTGGTGCCTGGTGCAGGAAGAACTGGAACAGGGCTTGATCGCCCTGGCCGCGCCTGTGTTCGACCGGGCCGGCAAGGTGGTGGCGGCGATCAACGTCAGCGGCCAGACGGCGGGGCCGTCCGTGGCGCATCTGCTGGAACACAGCCTGCCGAAACTGCTCGATACGGCCAGCCGGGTCAGCGCGCTGGTGCGGGTGCAGCAGTAG
- a CDS encoding YeeE/YedE family protein, giving the protein MNIAWQHFTPWASLAGGMLIGLAAALLILFNGRIAGISGIVGGLLRPRSGDLGWRIAFLAGLIGTPLLYRLWQALPPVQIDAGTPALIVAGLLVGVGVRYGAGCTSGHGVCGLSRLSARSLAATCAFMAAGFFTVYLLRHL; this is encoded by the coding sequence ATGAACATAGCCTGGCAGCACTTCACGCCGTGGGCCTCGCTGGCCGGCGGCATGCTGATCGGCCTGGCCGCTGCCTTGCTGATTCTGTTCAATGGCCGCATCGCCGGCATCAGCGGCATTGTCGGCGGCTTGCTGCGCCCGCGCAGCGGCGACCTGGGCTGGCGTATCGCCTTTCTTGCCGGCCTGATCGGCACGCCCCTGCTGTACCGCTTGTGGCAAGCCTTGCCGCCCGTACAGATCGACGCGGGCACGCCGGCCCTGATCGTCGCGGGCCTGCTGGTGGGCGTCGGTGTGCGCTATGGCGCCGGCTGCACCAGCGGCCACGGCGTGTGCGGCCTGTCGCGCCTGTCTGCGCGTTCGCTGGCGGCCACTTGCGCCTTCATGGCGGCCGGTTTCTTCACCGTGTATCTGTTGCGACACTTATGA
- a CDS encoding DUF6691 family protein: MSKLILSLLSGLVFGLGLIVSGMSNPAKVLAFLDLAGAWDPSLALVMGGAIGVALPAFWLARRRTRSLLGVAMQLPASRRIDRRLLLGSLAFGAGWGIAGFCPGPALVSLLAGQPKAWMFVSAMLAGMALFEVLERRKLPAPA, encoded by the coding sequence ATGAGCAAGCTGATCCTTTCCCTGTTGAGCGGCCTCGTCTTTGGTCTGGGCCTGATCGTCTCCGGCATGAGCAACCCGGCCAAGGTGCTCGCTTTCCTCGATCTGGCCGGCGCCTGGGACCCGTCGCTGGCGCTGGTGATGGGCGGCGCCATCGGCGTGGCCCTGCCCGCCTTCTGGCTGGCGCGGCGGCGCACCAGGTCGCTGTTGGGTGTAGCCATGCAATTGCCAGCATCGCGGCGCATCGACCGGCGCTTGCTGCTGGGAAGCCTGGCCTTTGGCGCGGGCTGGGGCATCGCCGGTTTCTGTCCCGGCCCCGCCCTCGTGTCCCTGCTGGCGGGCCAGCCGAAGGCGTGGATGTTTGTGAGCGCGATGCTGGCCGGCATGGCCCTGTTTGAAGTGCTGGAGCGCCGCAAGCTGCCCGCGCCGGCCTGA
- a CDS encoding sensor histidine kinase produces the protein MVSIQVRLTLLFVVIVTLVLGISGTYTQYTLSQELESGSARLRSGVLTRLQTSLPSALWDLDKSKVDSIVAAEMLPPELVGIRVYDASVGLFAGEVRDAAGTLVPLSADVAMGGTPVEAPLVFRDAVAAATGGKPVIVGKVIVNFSRAQIDAALRGEVRRKVLEVLLLDIILVGALALSLRIVFGPLKQLRDGLFDLATRGSDEVEELPENRRDELGDVIRGFNAVQRKLKSIIEGSREAEDMARRSQQATAQAMDELRRAQESLLQSERLASLGSLVAGVAHEINTPVGIALTSASVLKEATDEISAAVAGGSVKKTDIVRYLETAGESARLIMNNAYRAAHLIHSFKQIAVDQVSEARRLFELRDYIGEVISSLQPTLKKTRIRIDIDCPPGIMLDSYPGALAQVLTNLVLNCVEHAFDADTDGHIHIGVHGDKDWIAMQVRDNGRGIAPDMLDRVFDPFVTTRRGQGGTGLGLNIVFNLIAKQFGGTITVSSTLGQGATFLLRLPKVTPLPEGAASVPAGQA, from the coding sequence ATGGTGAGTATCCAAGTCCGGCTGACCCTGCTTTTTGTCGTGATCGTCACCCTGGTGCTGGGCATTTCGGGTACCTATACCCAATATACACTGAGCCAGGAACTCGAATCGGGCAGCGCGCGCCTGCGCAGCGGCGTGCTGACGCGCTTGCAGACCAGCTTGCCTTCGGCCCTGTGGGACCTCGACAAATCCAAGGTTGACAGCATTGTCGCGGCAGAAATGCTGCCGCCGGAACTGGTTGGTATTCGCGTCTACGACGCCTCCGTCGGCCTGTTCGCCGGCGAAGTGCGCGACGCGGCCGGCACCCTGGTGCCCTTGAGCGCCGACGTAGCCATGGGCGGCACGCCCGTCGAGGCGCCGCTGGTGTTCCGCGACGCCGTGGCTGCGGCCACGGGCGGCAAGCCGGTGATCGTCGGCAAGGTTATCGTCAATTTCAGCCGCGCCCAGATCGATGCGGCCCTGCGCGGCGAAGTGCGGCGCAAGGTGCTGGAAGTGTTGCTGCTTGACATCATTTTGGTGGGCGCCCTGGCGCTGAGCCTGCGCATCGTCTTTGGCCCCTTGAAACAGTTGCGCGACGGCTTGTTCGACCTGGCCACGCGCGGCAGCGACGAGGTTGAAGAGCTGCCGGAAAACCGGCGCGACGAACTGGGCGACGTGATCCGCGGCTTCAATGCCGTGCAGCGCAAGCTCAAGTCCATCATCGAGGGCAGCCGCGAGGCGGAAGACATGGCGCGCCGCTCGCAGCAGGCAACGGCGCAGGCCATGGACGAGCTGCGCCGCGCGCAGGAATCGTTGCTGCAGTCGGAACGCCTGGCCTCGCTGGGCAGCCTGGTGGCCGGCGTGGCGCATGAAATCAACACCCCGGTCGGCATCGCGCTGACCAGTGCCTCGGTGCTGAAGGAAGCGACCGATGAGATCAGCGCGGCGGTGGCCGGCGGCAGCGTGAAGAAGACCGATATCGTGCGCTACCTGGAAACGGCCGGCGAAAGCGCGCGCCTGATCATGAACAATGCCTACCGCGCCGCGCACTTGATCCACAGCTTCAAGCAGATCGCCGTCGACCAGGTCAGCGAGGCGCGCCGTTTATTTGAATTGCGCGACTATATTGGCGAGGTGATCTCGAGCCTGCAGCCGACCCTGAAAAAGACGCGCATCCGCATCGATATCGATTGCCCACCCGGCATCATGCTCGACAGCTATCCGGGCGCGCTGGCGCAGGTGCTGACCAACCTGGTACTGAACTGCGTCGAGCACGCCTTTGATGCGGACACGGACGGCCATATCCATATCGGCGTGCATGGCGACAAGGACTGGATCGCCATGCAGGTGCGCGACAACGGCCGCGGCATCGCGCCCGACATGCTCGACCGCGTGTTCGATCCGTTTGTCACCACGCGGCGGGGACAGGGCGGCACGGGCCTGGGCTTGAATATCGTATTCAACTTGATTGCCAAGCAGTTTGGCGGCACCATCACGGTCAGCAGCACCTTGGGGCAGGGCGCGACGTTCCTGCTGCGCTTGCCCAAGGTGACGCCATTGCCGGAAGGCGCCGCCAGCGTGCCGGCCGGCCAGGCATAG
- a CDS encoding 3-oxoacid CoA-transferase subunit A yields the protein MIDKLRSSVLDALADIHDGATVMIGGFGGAGQPAELIDGLIAHGARDLVIVNNNAGNGDTGLAALLKNGQVRKIICSFPRQADSHVFDALYRAGKLELELVPQGNLAERIRAAGAGIGGFFTPTGYGTDLAKGKETREIDGRMYVFESPIHADFALIKAEQGDRWGNLTYRKTARNFGPIMAMAAKVSIASVHEVLDLGSIDPEHVITPGLFVQRLVQVPRTATGPAGFKAA from the coding sequence ATGATCGACAAACTGCGTTCCAGCGTGCTTGATGCGCTGGCCGATATCCACGATGGCGCCACCGTCATGATTGGCGGCTTTGGCGGCGCGGGCCAGCCGGCCGAGTTGATCGACGGCTTGATCGCCCACGGCGCGCGCGACCTCGTCATCGTCAACAATAATGCGGGCAACGGCGACACGGGCCTGGCCGCCCTGCTGAAAAACGGGCAAGTGCGCAAGATCATCTGCTCGTTCCCGCGCCAGGCCGATTCCCACGTCTTCGATGCCTTGTACCGCGCGGGCAAGCTGGAGCTGGAGCTAGTGCCGCAGGGCAATCTGGCCGAGCGCATCCGCGCCGCCGGCGCCGGCATCGGCGGCTTTTTCACGCCGACGGGCTATGGCACGGACCTGGCCAAGGGCAAGGAAACACGCGAGATCGACGGCCGCATGTATGTGTTCGAGTCGCCGATCCACGCCGATTTCGCGCTGATCAAGGCGGAGCAGGGCGACCGCTGGGGCAACCTGACTTACCGCAAGACGGCGCGCAACTTCGGTCCCATCATGGCCATGGCCGCGAAAGTCAGCATTGCTTCCGTGCACGAGGTGCTTGACTTGGGCAGCATCGATCCCGAGCACGTCATCACGCCGGGCCTGTTCGTGCAACGCCTCGTGCAAGTGCCGCGCACGGCCACCGGCCCCGCCGGCTTCAAAGCTGCCTGA
- a CDS encoding HDOD domain-containing protein, which translates to MSTQLTLDDIVAHLDDLPSLPAVVMELLNSIDQEDVDISVLAKKVSYDQALTAKTLRLANSSQYGLQVKATTIQQAITYLGFQTTRSLITSAAITGCFPEGRCPGFDDKAFWRHSVATAACAKVLARQIRFNQDYAFTAGLLHNIGRLVLVSSFPAHYAQVIAHQAAHDCSLLEAEQTVLGVDHVQAGVALAEHWNFSDTMRLALGNYLQPETPGAGFLASLIHVANAIVCALDLAQAGDDMVPRVSPVAWDALGLGEDTYLQLFRETELRYDEITSALLS; encoded by the coding sequence ATGAGCACCCAGCTGACGCTCGACGACATCGTCGCCCACCTCGACGATCTGCCCTCGCTGCCCGCCGTCGTGATGGAACTGCTCAACAGCATCGACCAGGAAGACGTCGATATTTCCGTGCTGGCCAAAAAAGTGTCATACGACCAGGCGCTGACGGCAAAAACCCTGCGCCTGGCCAACTCCTCGCAATATGGCTTGCAAGTCAAAGCCACCACCATCCAGCAGGCGATCACTTACCTAGGCTTCCAGACGACGCGCAGCCTGATCACGTCGGCCGCCATCACGGGTTGCTTCCCGGAAGGACGCTGCCCCGGTTTCGACGACAAGGCTTTCTGGCGCCATTCGGTGGCCACGGCCGCTTGCGCCAAGGTGCTGGCGCGGCAGATCCGCTTCAACCAGGACTACGCCTTCACGGCCGGCCTGCTGCACAACATCGGCCGCCTGGTGCTGGTCAGCAGCTTTCCCGCGCACTACGCGCAAGTCATCGCGCACCAGGCGGCGCACGATTGCAGCCTGCTCGAAGCGGAGCAGACCGTGCTGGGCGTGGACCACGTGCAGGCGGGCGTGGCGCTGGCCGAGCACTGGAATTTTTCCGACACCATGCGTCTGGCGCTGGGCAACTACCTGCAGCCGGAAACGCCGGGAGCAGGCTTCCTCGCATCGCTGATCCACGTGGCCAATGCGATTGTGTGCGCGCTCGACCTGGCGCAGGCGGGCGACGACATGGTGCCGCGCGTCTCGCCGGTGGCCTGGGATGCGCTGGGCCTGGGCGAAGACACGTATCTGCAGCTGTTCCGCGAAACGGAGCTGCGCTACGATGAAATCACCTCGGCGCTGCTGAGCTAA
- a CDS encoding 3-oxoacid CoA-transferase subunit B produces the protein MNKWNRDQMAARVAADIHEGSVVNLGIGLPTLVANHLPAGADIILHSENGVIGMGPAPAPGDEDYDLINAGKQPVTLLPGGSYFHHADSFAMMRGGHLDICVLGAFQVSATGDLANWHTGAPDAIPAVGGAMDLAIGAKKTWVMMELLTKTGESKLVQACTYPLTGIGCVSRIYSDLAVLDLGPNGATVVELADGLSFEQLQALTAVPLTDGR, from the coding sequence ATGAACAAATGGAATCGAGATCAAATGGCGGCCCGCGTGGCGGCCGACATCCATGAGGGCAGTGTCGTCAACCTCGGCATCGGCTTGCCGACCCTGGTGGCGAACCACTTGCCGGCTGGCGCCGACATCATCCTGCACAGCGAAAACGGCGTCATCGGCATGGGCCCCGCGCCCGCGCCCGGCGACGAAGACTACGACCTGATCAATGCAGGCAAGCAGCCCGTCACCTTGCTGCCCGGCGGCAGCTATTTTCACCATGCCGACAGCTTCGCCATGATGCGCGGCGGCCACCTGGACATTTGCGTGCTGGGCGCGTTTCAAGTATCCGCCACGGGCGACCTGGCCAACTGGCACACGGGCGCACCGGACGCCATTCCCGCCGTGGGCGGGGCCATGGATCTGGCCATCGGCGCGAAAAAAACCTGGGTCATGATGGAATTGCTGACCAAGACGGGCGAAAGCAAGCTGGTGCAGGCCTGCACTTATCCGCTGACGGGCATCGGCTGCGTCAGCCGCATCTACAGCGACCTGGCCGTGCTTGACCTGGGGCCAAATGGCGCCACAGTCGTCGAACTGGCCGATGGTTTGAGTTTTGAACAGCTGCAAGCGTTGACGGCCGTGCCGCTGACGGACGGACGTTAA
- a CDS encoding ChaN family lipoprotein has translation MTTVIFRAGARAALLCSVLALAACGSLLKKDAPPAPVPVADTLPNPQVLLLGEVHDNAQGQRLRVEELRRRLATGWRPVIVMEQFDRENQALLTRAARDCADPDCIIRVMEQPRWDWSLYRPVLDLVISYQLTLVAGNLSPADASRIVRDGIQWSMPPAMVATYLAAPVPADILDGQQKEVQAARCNMLPDMMIKGVVNAQVARDIWMAKLIRDQAPRDVVLIAGNAHVRKDIGVPRWLKLADPQLNLRSIGYLEQGSTGFKGTFDLTQTMPAQPRPDPCAKFKK, from the coding sequence ATGACAACCGTGATTTTCCGCGCCGGCGCGCGCGCCGCCCTGCTGTGCAGCGTGCTGGCGCTGGCCGCCTGCGGCAGCTTGCTGAAGAAAGACGCTCCGCCCGCTCCCGTGCCCGTGGCTGACACCTTGCCCAATCCGCAAGTGTTGCTGCTGGGCGAAGTCCATGACAATGCGCAAGGCCAGCGCCTGCGCGTGGAGGAATTGCGCCGCCGCCTGGCGACCGGCTGGCGTCCCGTGATTGTCATGGAACAGTTCGACCGCGAAAACCAGGCCTTGCTGACGCGCGCCGCGCGCGATTGCGCCGACCCCGATTGCATCATCCGCGTGATGGAACAGCCGCGCTGGGACTGGAGCTTGTACCGCCCCGTGCTGGACCTCGTCATCAGCTACCAGCTGACCCTGGTCGCCGGCAATCTGTCGCCCGCCGATGCCTCGCGCATCGTACGCGACGGCATCCAGTGGTCGATGCCGCCCGCCATGGTGGCCACCTACCTGGCCGCGCCCGTGCCGGCCGATATCCTCGACGGGCAACAGAAGGAAGTCCAGGCGGCCCGTTGCAACATGCTGCCCGACATGATGATTAAAGGCGTCGTCAACGCCCAGGTGGCGCGCGATATCTGGATGGCCAAGCTGATCCGCGACCAGGCGCCGCGCGACGTGGTGCTGATCGCCGGCAATGCGCATGTGCGCAAGGATATCGGCGTGCCCCGCTGGCTGAAACTGGCCGACCCGCAACTGAACCTGCGCAGCATCGGCTACCTGGAGCAGGGTAGCACCGGTTTCAAGGGCACGTTTGACCTGACGCAAACGATGCCGGCGCAACCGCGCCCGGACCCGTGCGCCAAATTCAAGAAATAA
- the pcaF gene encoding 3-oxoadipyl-CoA thiolase: MTHAYICDAQRTPFGRYGGGLAGVRADDLGAVPIRALMARNPEVDWTFVIDVLYGCANQAGEDNRNVARMAALLAGLPDSVPGATLNRLCGSGLDAIGSAARFIKSGEAGLMIAGGVESMSRAPFVMGKADSAFSRGMKMEDTTIGWRFINPLMKAQYGVDSMPETAENVASDFGISRFDQDAFALASQVKALAAQQAGVFDSEICPVSIAQKKGDPVVVSRDEHPRATSLETLAKLKPVVRADGTITAGNASGVNDGAAALLLADEANAARFGLTPRARVVAMATAGVAPRIMGIGPAPATLKVLAMTGLSLADFDVIELNEAFAAQGLAVLRQLGLPDDDARVNPNGGAIALGHPLGASGARLAMTAVNQLHRTGGRYALCTMCIGVGQGIALVLERV, encoded by the coding sequence ATGACCCACGCATACATTTGCGACGCGCAGCGTACGCCGTTCGGCCGCTACGGCGGCGGACTCGCTGGCGTGCGCGCCGACGACCTGGGCGCCGTACCCATCCGTGCCTTGATGGCGCGTAATCCCGAAGTGGACTGGACTTTTGTTATCGACGTGCTGTACGGCTGCGCCAACCAGGCGGGCGAGGACAACCGCAACGTGGCGCGCATGGCGGCCTTGCTGGCCGGCTTGCCCGACAGCGTGCCGGGCGCCACCCTGAACCGCCTGTGCGGCTCGGGCCTGGACGCCATCGGCAGCGCCGCCCGCTTCATCAAGAGCGGCGAGGCGGGATTGATGATCGCCGGCGGCGTGGAAAGCATGAGCCGTGCGCCGTTTGTCATGGGCAAGGCCGACAGCGCTTTTTCGCGCGGCATGAAAATGGAAGACACGACTATCGGCTGGCGTTTCATCAACCCGCTGATGAAGGCCCAGTACGGCGTCGACTCGATGCCGGAAACGGCGGAAAACGTGGCGTCGGACTTCGGCATCAGCCGCTTTGATCAGGATGCGTTCGCCCTGGCCAGCCAGGTCAAGGCGCTGGCGGCGCAGCAGGCGGGCGTGTTCGACAGTGAAATCTGCCCCGTCAGCATCGCGCAAAAGAAGGGCGATCCCGTTGTTGTCAGCCGCGACGAGCATCCTCGCGCCACCAGCCTGGAGACCCTGGCCAAATTGAAACCCGTCGTGCGCGCGGACGGCACGATTACCGCCGGCAACGCATCGGGCGTCAACGATGGCGCGGCAGCCCTGCTGCTGGCTGATGAAGCGAACGCGGCCCGCTTTGGCCTGACGCCGCGCGCCAGGGTCGTGGCCATGGCGACGGCTGGCGTGGCGCCGCGCATCATGGGCATCGGTCCCGCGCCCGCCACCCTGAAAGTACTGGCCATGACGGGTTTGAGCCTGGCCGACTTCGACGTCATCGAACTGAACGAAGCGTTTGCTGCACAAGGCCTGGCCGTGCTGCGCCAGCTGGGCTTGCCCGATGACGATGCGCGCGTCAACCCGAACGGCGGCGCCATCGCTCTGGGCCACCCGCTGGGCGCCTCGGGCGCGCGCCTGGCCATGACGGCCGTCAACCAGCTGCACCGCACGGGCGGGCGTTATGCGCTCTGCACCATGTGCATCGGCGTGGGGCAGGGC
- the miaB gene encoding tRNA (N6-isopentenyl adenosine(37)-C2)-methylthiotransferase MiaB, whose protein sequence is MQKKVFIKTFGCQMNEYDSDKMADVLGASDGLVRTDTPEDADVILLNTCSVREKAQEKVFSDLGRLRELKLAKPHLLIGVGGCVASQEGDAIVKRAPYVDMVFGPQTLHRLPQMIELRRASGDAQVDISFPEIEKFDHMPPAKVEGASAFVSIMEGCSKYCSYCVVPYTRGEEVSRRFEDVLTEVAGLAAQGVKEITLLGQNVNAYRGAMEGGDIADFALLLEYVADIPGIERMRFVTSHPKEFTQRLIDAYAKIPQLVDHLYLPAQHGSDKILGAMKRGYTGLEYKSIIRRIRAVRPNMAISSDFIVGFPGETQADFDAMMKLIADVGFDNSYSFIFSKRPGTPAASLEDDTPHEVKLARLQQLQAAIDANTRKYSLAMVGTVQTILVEGRSKKDTIDRELQGRTENNRVVNFDAGPDGLQLIGQLVDVRITESHSYTLRGELVASAPALKRAS, encoded by the coding sequence ATGCAGAAAAAAGTATTCATTAAAACCTTCGGCTGCCAGATGAACGAGTACGACTCGGACAAGATGGCCGACGTGCTGGGCGCCTCCGATGGCCTGGTGCGCACCGACACGCCGGAAGATGCCGATGTGATCCTGCTCAATACCTGCTCCGTGCGCGAAAAGGCGCAGGAAAAAGTGTTTTCCGACCTGGGCCGTCTGCGCGAGCTGAAACTGGCCAAGCCGCACCTGTTGATCGGTGTAGGCGGCTGCGTGGCGTCGCAGGAAGGCGACGCCATCGTCAAGCGCGCGCCGTATGTCGACATGGTCTTCGGCCCGCAAACCCTGCACCGCCTGCCGCAGATGATCGAGTTGCGCCGCGCCAGCGGCGATGCGCAAGTGGACATCAGCTTCCCGGAAATCGAAAAGTTCGACCACATGCCGCCGGCCAAGGTGGAAGGCGCCTCGGCGTTCGTCTCCATCATGGAAGGCTGCAGCAAATATTGCAGCTACTGCGTCGTGCCCTACACGCGCGGCGAGGAAGTCTCGCGCCGCTTCGAGGACGTGCTGACGGAAGTGGCGGGCCTGGCCGCCCAGGGCGTCAAGGAAATCACGCTGCTGGGCCAGAACGTGAACGCCTACCGGGGCGCGATGGAAGGCGGAGACATCGCCGACTTCGCCCTGCTGCTCGAATACGTGGCCGACATTCCCGGCATCGAGCGCATGCGCTTCGTCACCAGCCACCCGAAGGAATTCACGCAGCGCCTGATCGACGCGTACGCGAAGATCCCGCAGCTGGTCGACCATTTATATCTGCCGGCGCAGCACGGTTCCGACAAGATCCTCGGCGCCATGAAGCGCGGCTACACGGGCCTCGAATACAAGTCCATCATCCGCCGCATCCGCGCCGTGCGCCCGAACATGGCCATTTCGTCGGACTTCATCGTCGGTTTCCCCGGCGAGACGCAGGCCGACTTCGACGCCATGATGAAGCTGATCGCGGACGTGGGCTTTGACAACAGCTACAGCTTCATCTTCAGCAAACGCCCCGGCACGCCGGCCGCCAGCCTGGAAGACGACACGCCGCATGAAGTCAAGCTGGCCCGTTTGCAGCAGCTGCAGGCGGCCATCGACGCCAACACGCGCAAGTACAGCCTGGCCATGGTGGGCACCGTGCAAACCATCCTCGTCGAAGGCCGTTCGAAGAAGGACACAATTGATCGTGAGCTGCAAGGCCGCACGGAAAACAACCGCGTGGTCAACTTCGACGCCGGCCCCGACGGTTTGCAATTGATCGGCCAGCTGGTCGACGTGCGCATCACCGAAAGCCATTCCTACACCCTGCGCGGCGAACTCGTCGCCAGCGCACCCGCATTGAAAAGAGCCAGTTGA